From the Oryza glaberrima chromosome 5, OglaRS2, whole genome shotgun sequence genome, one window contains:
- the LOC127772670 gene encoding NAC domain-containing protein 78-like isoform X2, with product MAQTCLPPGFRFHPTDVELVSYYLKRKIMGKKPLIQAISDVELYKFAPWDLPAQSCLQSRDLEWFFFCPRDKKYPNGSRTNRSTPNGYWKTSGKDRTIELNSRIVGSKKTLIFHEGKAPKGNRTDWVMYEYKMEDNQLVSAGFSKDDFVLCKIFKKSGLGPRIGEQYGAPFNEEEWEHADAEMFPLLPNVETSVFPLLPSSEVVNSTDDTRVQPSVAARAIEELPVQHLPHVCAGNGSTYQNITVTGESALMELPSQHSVESIGDEHSGLPPMSEAEAHAFEVSTNDLYNEIAGLAELGVPNGDGFSPSNAGVTEQQPTYFGVPNSENYVNMDDIFAPDTRLSYAYPLPNNQFWHYPMDQFTYSTTLSAAFPSGDSRPTMRIVDDLPAAANNGGFASKPSMQFPLS from the exons ATGGCTCAAACTTGCTTGCCACCTGGCTTTCGTTTTCATCCAACAGATGTTGAACTTGTTTCATACTATTTGAAAAGGAAGATTATGGGAAAGAAGCCTCTTATTCAAGCTATATCAGATGTTGAACTGTATAAATTTGCTCCCTGGGATCTTCCTG CTCAATCCTGTCTCCAGAGCAGAGATCTTGAATGGTTCTTCTTTTGCCCACGAGACAAGAAATATCCTAATGGGTCTAGGACAAATCGTTCCACACCAAATGGTTACTGGAAAACAAGTGGGAAAGATAGAACGATTGAGCTTAACTCTCGCATTGTTGGGTCAAAGAAAACACTGATTTTTCATGAAGGCAAAGCACCTAAAGGCAACAGGACTGATTGGGTGATGTACGAATACAAAATGGAAGACAATCAATTGGTCTCTGCTGGTTTCTCAAAG GATGATTTTGTCCTCTGCAAAATTTTCAAGAAAAGTGGCCTTGGTCCAAGGATTGGGGAGCAATATGGGGCTCCATTTAATGAAGAAGAATGGGAGCATGCAGATGCTGAAATGTTTCCCTTGCTGCCAAATGTTGAAACTTCTGTGTTTCCATTGCTGCCCTCTTCAGAGGTAGTAAATTCTACTGATGATACACGTGTTCAGCCTTCTGTTGCTGCCAGAGCTATTGAGGAACTACCTGTGCAGCATTTACCTCATGTATGTGCTGGGAATGGATCAACATATCAAAATATTACTGTTACTGGTGAAAGTGCTCTCATGGAACTGCCTTCCCAGCACTCTGTTGAATCTATTGGTGATGAG CACTCTGGTCTCCCACCAATGTCTGAAGCTGAAGCTCATGCTTTTGAGGTTAGCACAAATGATCTGTACAATGAAATTGCAGGGCTTGCTGAATTGGGTGTGCCAAATGGTGATGGATTTTCTCCGTCCAATGCTGGTGTTACTGAACAACAGCCCACATACTTTGGAGTTCCTAACAGTGAAAATTATGTAAATATGGATGATATCTTTGCTCCAGACACAAGATTATCCTATGCATATCCTTTGCCAAACAaccaattttggcattatcCCATGGATCAGTTCACATACAGTACTACTCTATCTGCTGCCTTTCCATCTGGTGACTCGCGTCCAACTATGCGCATTGTTGATGATTTACCTGCTGCTGCTAATAACGGTGGCTTTGCTTCAAAACCCAGCATGCAGTTCCCACTGTCATAA
- the LOC127773195 gene encoding protein trichome berefringence-like 7 yields the protein MVSAASSRAGGGHARHAPRGGAGPGSPRVSAQRRRWWWWAAPLPSASGASSLERVALAFFLASVALVLSCALYLYVFRYLGRGSAVAGFVGRDLEPCDVFDGAWVPDARYPLYNSSLCPFAERGFNCLANGRRDTGYLKWRWKPRRCDAPRFTARAALERLRGKRVVFVGDSMSRTQWESFICMLMAGVDDPKTVYEVNGNEITKTIRSLAVRFASFDLTVEFFRSVFLVQQRPPPRHAPKRVKSTLRLDRLDNISRKWVNSDVLVFNTGHWWTPTKLFEMGCYFQSGRALKLGTSVEAAFRTALETWASWVEKRIDLNRTHVFFRTYEPSHWSDTNQKVCEVTEQPSSEAKGNDKSEFGTILADVVANMKAPVTLLNVTLMGAFRSDAHVGTWSYPPTVLDCSHWCLPGVPDAWNELVFSYLLTNGWRKMAR from the exons ATGGTGAGCGCGGCCTCTAGCCGCGCGGGAGGCGGCCACGCTCGACACGCCCcgaggggcggcgcggggccCGGGAGCCCGCGGGTCTCTGCGCAGcgaaggaggtggtggtggtgggcggcgccgctgccctCGGCCTCGGGCGCGTCGTCGCTGGAGCGCGTGGCGCTCGCGTTCTTCCTGGCCTCCGTGGCGCTCGTGCTGTCCTGCGCGCTCTACCTCTACGTGTTCCGGTACCTCGGCCGTgggagcgccgtcgccggcttCGTCGGCCGGGACCTCGAGCCGTGCGACGTGTTCGACGGCGCCTGGGTGCCCGACGCCAGGTACCCGCTGTACAACAGCTCGCTGTGCCCGTTCGCGGAGCGCGGGTTCAACTGCCTGGCCAACGGGCGGAGGGACACCGGGTACCTCAAGTGGCGGTGGAAGCCGCGGCGGTGCGACGCGCCGAGGttcaccgcccgcgccgcgctggAGCGGCTGCGCGGGAAGCGGGTCGTGTTCGTGGGGGACTCCATGAGCCGCACGCAGTGGGAGTCCTTCATCTGCATGCTCATGGCCGGCGTGGACGACCCCAAGACGGTGTACGAGGTGAACGGGAACGAGATCACCAAGACGATACGGTCCTTGGCGGTGAGGTTCGCGTCGTTCGACCTCACCGTGGAGTTCTTCCGCTCGGTGTTCCTCGTCCAGCAGCGCCCGCCGCCGAGGCACGCCCCGAAGAGGGTCAAGTCGACTCTGCGGCTGGACAGGTTGGATAATATCAGCAGGAAATGGGTGAATTCAGATGTGTTGGTTTTCAACACCGGCCACTGGTGGACTCCGACCAAATTGTTTGAGAT GGGTTGTTATTTTCAGTCTGGACGAGCGCTTAAACTAGGAACATCTGTCGAGGCTGCTTTCAGGACGGCATTGGAGACCTGGGCTTCATGGGTTGAAAAAAGAATCGATTTAAACAGAACTCATGTTTTCTTCCGAACATATGAGCCGTCCCACTGGAG TGATACAAATCAAAAGGTATGTGAAGTAACAGAACAGCCTTCATCAGAGGCCAAAGGAAATGATAAGAGTGAATTTGGGACTATACTTGCCGATGTTGTGGCAAACATGAAAGCTCCTGTCACTCTACTAAACGTGACTTTAATGGGAGCATTCCGAAGTGATGCTCATGTTGGCACCTGGAGTTATCCTCCCACTGTACTTGATTGCAGCCATTGGTGTCTCCCTGGAGTTCCTGATGCTTGGAATGAACTGGTATTTTCATACCTTTTAACAAATG GTTGGCGAAAGATGGCTCGGTGA
- the LOC127772670 gene encoding NAC domain-containing protein 78-like isoform X1 — protein MAQTCLPPGFRFHPTDVELVSYYLKRKIMGKKPLIQAISDVELYKFAPWDLPAQSCLQSRDLEWFFFCPRDKKYPNGSRTNRSTPNGYWKTSGKDRTIELNSRIVGSKKTLIFHEGKAPKGNRTDWVMYEYKMEDNQLVSAGFSKDDFVLCKIFKKSGLGPRIGEQYGAPFNEEEWEHADAEMFPLLPNVETSVFPLLPSSEVVNSTDDTRVQPSVAARAIEELPVQHLPHVCAGNGSTYQNITVTGESALMELPSQHSVESIGDEVVSVDNCSNVVNNADSPVIEGLVLEELSRFLTDSPHHGNPVGEHSGLPPMSEAEAHAFEVSTNDLYNEIAGLAELGVPNGDGFSPSNAGVTEQQPTYFGVPNSENYVNMDDIFAPDTRLSYAYPLPNNQFWHYPMDQFTYSTTLSAAFPSGDSRPTMRIVDDLPAAANNGGFASKPSMQFPLS, from the exons ATGGCTCAAACTTGCTTGCCACCTGGCTTTCGTTTTCATCCAACAGATGTTGAACTTGTTTCATACTATTTGAAAAGGAAGATTATGGGAAAGAAGCCTCTTATTCAAGCTATATCAGATGTTGAACTGTATAAATTTGCTCCCTGGGATCTTCCTG CTCAATCCTGTCTCCAGAGCAGAGATCTTGAATGGTTCTTCTTTTGCCCACGAGACAAGAAATATCCTAATGGGTCTAGGACAAATCGTTCCACACCAAATGGTTACTGGAAAACAAGTGGGAAAGATAGAACGATTGAGCTTAACTCTCGCATTGTTGGGTCAAAGAAAACACTGATTTTTCATGAAGGCAAAGCACCTAAAGGCAACAGGACTGATTGGGTGATGTACGAATACAAAATGGAAGACAATCAATTGGTCTCTGCTGGTTTCTCAAAG GATGATTTTGTCCTCTGCAAAATTTTCAAGAAAAGTGGCCTTGGTCCAAGGATTGGGGAGCAATATGGGGCTCCATTTAATGAAGAAGAATGGGAGCATGCAGATGCTGAAATGTTTCCCTTGCTGCCAAATGTTGAAACTTCTGTGTTTCCATTGCTGCCCTCTTCAGAGGTAGTAAATTCTACTGATGATACACGTGTTCAGCCTTCTGTTGCTGCCAGAGCTATTGAGGAACTACCTGTGCAGCATTTACCTCATGTATGTGCTGGGAATGGATCAACATATCAAAATATTACTGTTACTGGTGAAAGTGCTCTCATGGAACTGCCTTCCCAGCACTCTGTTGAATCTATTGGTGATGAGGTAGTTTCTGTGGACAACTGTTCTAATGTGGTCAATAATGCAGACAGTCCTGTAATTGAGGGGCTTGTATTGGAGGAACTTTCTAGGTTTTTAACTGATTCTCCTCATCATGGCAACCCTGTTGGGGAG CACTCTGGTCTCCCACCAATGTCTGAAGCTGAAGCTCATGCTTTTGAGGTTAGCACAAATGATCTGTACAATGAAATTGCAGGGCTTGCTGAATTGGGTGTGCCAAATGGTGATGGATTTTCTCCGTCCAATGCTGGTGTTACTGAACAACAGCCCACATACTTTGGAGTTCCTAACAGTGAAAATTATGTAAATATGGATGATATCTTTGCTCCAGACACAAGATTATCCTATGCATATCCTTTGCCAAACAaccaattttggcattatcCCATGGATCAGTTCACATACAGTACTACTCTATCTGCTGCCTTTCCATCTGGTGACTCGCGTCCAACTATGCGCATTGTTGATGATTTACCTGCTGCTGCTAATAACGGTGGCTTTGCTTCAAAACCCAGCATGCAGTTCCCACTGTCATAA
- the LOC127773194 gene encoding UDP-glucuronate:xylan alpha-glucuronosyltransferase 1-like: protein MGSLETRYRPAGAPSDDTTKRRTPKSRIYKDVENFGVLVLEKNSGCKFKTLRYLLLAITSATFLTLLTPTFYEHQLQSSRYVDVGWIWDKPSYDPRYVSSVDVQWEDVYKALENLNVGSQKLKVGLLNFNSTEYGSWAQLLPGSAVSIVRLEHAKDSITWDTLYPEWIDEEEETDIPACPSLPDPNVRKGSHFDVIAVKLPCTRVGGWSRDVARLHLQLSAAKLAVASSKGNQKVHVLFVTDCFPIPNLFPCKNLVKHEGNAWLYSPDLKALREKLRLPVGSCELAVPLKAKARLYSVDRRREAYATILHSASEYVCGAISAAQSIRQAGSTRDLVILVDDTISDHHRKGLEAAGWKVRVIQRIRNPKAERDAYNEWNYSKFRLWQLTDYDKIIFIDADLLILRNVDFLFAMPEITATGNNATLFNSGVMVIEPSNCTFQLLMDHINEITSYNGGDQGYLNEIFTWWHRIPKHMNFLKHFWEGDDDSAKAKKTELFGADPPILYVLHYLGMKPWLCFRDYDCNWNIPLMREFASDVAHARWWKVHDNMPEKLQSYCLLRSKLKAGLEWERRQAEKANLEDGHWRRNITDPRLTICYEKFCYWESMLLHWGEKNPTNNNPVPATISSS from the exons ATGGGATCGCTGGAGACGCGGTACCGGCCGGCCGGAGCGCCGTC TGATGACACAACTAAGAGGAGGACCCCCAAAAGTAGGATTTACAAAGATGTCGAAAATTTTGGAGTTCTTGTCCTTGAAAAGAACTCTGGTTGCAAGTTCAAAACTTTGAGATATTTGCTCCTAGCTATCACTTCTGCGACGTTCCTTACCCTCCTAACTCCAACCTTTTACGAGCATCAGTTACAAAGTTCTCG GTATGTGGATGTTGGTTGGATATGGGACAAACCAAGTTATGACCCACGATATGTATCATCTGTTGATGTTCAGTGGGAGGATGTATATAAGGCACTGGAAAATCTCAATGTTGGTAGCCAAAAGCTCAAAGTTGGACTCTTGAATTTTAACAGCACTGAGTATGGATCTTGGGCACAGTTGCTCCCAGGAAGTGCTGTTTCCATTGTAAGACTTGAGCATGCCAAAGACAGTATTACTTGGGACACCCTGTATCCTGAATGGattgatgaggaggaagaaactGATATACCGGCTTGTCCATCACTTCCAGATCCTAATGTTCGAAAAGGCTCACACTTTGATGTTATTGCTGTGAAACTTCCCTGCACCCGGGTGGGCGGTTGGTCAAGAGATGTTGCACGACTCCATTTGCAGCTCTCAGCAGCAAAACTGGCTGTAGCCTCTTCGAAAGGCAACCAGAAGGTCCATGTGCTATTTGTTACTGACTGCTTCCCTATTCCTAATCTCTTCCCGTGCAAGAACCTTGTGAAACATGAAGGCAATGCTTGGTTGTATAGCCCTGACTTAAAGGCTTTAAGAGAAAAGCTCAGGCTTCCAGTTGGATCCTGCGAGCTTGCTGTTCCGCTCAAAGCAAAAG CAAGACTCTACTCAGTGGATCGAAGAAGAGAAGCATATGCTACTATCCTGCACTCAGCAAGTGAATATGTCTGTGGTGCTATCTCAGCAGCTCAAAGCATTCGCCAAGCAGGGTCAACTAGGGATCTGGTTATCCTTGTCGATGACACGATAAGTGATCACCACCGAAAAGGATTGGAGGCTGCAGGCTGGAAGGTGAGGGTTATCCAAAGAATCAGGAATCCAAAAGCTGAGCGCGATGCTTACAATGAGTGGAACTACAGCAAGTTCAGGTTGTGGCAGCTGACCGACTATGACAAGATCATATTCATAGATGCTGATCTCCTTATCCTGAGGAACGTCGACTTCCTGTTCGCGATGCCAGAGATCACCGCAACTGGCAACAATGCGACACTCTTCAACTCCGGTGTGATGGTCATCGAGCCGTCAAACTGCACATTCCAGCTACTAATGGATCACATCAATGAGATAACATCGTACAACGGCGGTGACCAAGGATATCTGAATGAGATATTCACATGGTGGCACCGCATCCCCAAGCACATGAACTTCTTGAAGCATTTCTGGGAGGGGGACGACGATTCTGCAAAGGCGAAGAAGACTGAGCTGTTTGGCGCAGACCCGCCTATCCTCTATGTCCTCCACTACCTGGGCATGAAGCCATGGCTGTGCTTCAGAGACTATGACTGCAACTGGAACATCCCCCTGATGCGCGAGTTTGCAAGCGATGTCGCGCACGCCCGGTGGTGGAAGGTGCATGACAATATGCCCGAGAAGCTTCAGTCCTATTGCTTGCTGAGATCAAAGCTGAAGGCTGGGCTGGAATGGGAACGGAGGCAGGCTGAGAAGGCAAACCTGGAAGATGGACATTGGCGGCGAAATATCACCGATCCAAGACTGACTATCTGCTACGAGAAGTTCTGCTACTGGGAGAGCATGCTGCTGCATTGGGGTGAGAAGAACCCAACGAACAACAACCCTGTGCCAGCGACAATATCAAGCTCATGA